The proteins below come from a single Vitis vinifera cultivar Pinot Noir 40024 chromosome 9, ASM3070453v1 genomic window:
- the LOC100255067 gene encoding CBL-interacting serine/threonine-protein kinase 5: MEGQKNQVVDEARSILFKKYEMGRLLGQGTFAKVYHAKRLGSGDSVAIKVINKDHVKKQGMMEQIQREISVMRLVRHPNVVELKEVMATKTKIFFAMEFVKGGELFAKVTKGRLKEDSARKYFQQLVSAIDFCHSRGVSHRDLKPENLLLDENENLKVSDFGLSSLPEQLRNDGLLHTQCGTPAYVAPEVLRKRGYDGAKADTWSCGVILYVLLCGFLPFRAENVMKMYTKVFKAEFEFPPWVSTQAKRLISKLLVADPEKRITISAIMEDPWFQKGFRKPIAFSIEEQENNEEWQGCRGEVEMVRTKSSPPFYNAFEFISSMSSGFDLSSLFLSKRKSGSMFTSKCSASTIMAKLESLAKTLNFRVVNVKEFKVKMQGLVDGRKGKLSVTAEVFEVAPAVALVQFSKSAGDTLEYTKFCEEEARPALKDIVWSWQGENECSDHQRPMVHENGGEICA, encoded by the coding sequence ATGGAGGGGCAGAAGAACCAAGTTGTTGATGAAGCAAGAAGCATATTGTTTAAGAAATACGAGATGGGAAGGCTTCTTGGGCAGGGCACCTTCGCAAAGGTGTACCACGCGAAGAGGCTTGGGAGTGGGGACAGCGTTGCCATCAAGGTGATCAACAAGGACCACGTGAAGAAACAGGGCATGATGGAGCAGATCCAGCGCGAAATCTCTGTTATGCGCCTTGTTCGCCACCCCAATGTGGTGGAATTGAAGGAAGTGATGGCCACAAAGACCAAAATCTTCTTCGCCATGGAGTTCGTAAAGGGTGGTGAATTGTTCGCAAAAGTGACCAAGGGAAGGCTCAAAGAGGATTCGGCTAGAAAATACTTCCAGCAGCTTGTCAGCGCCATCGATTTTTGCCACAGCAGAGGCGTTTCCCACCGCGATCTCAAACCCGAAAACTTGCTCCTCGATGAAAACGAGAACTTGAAAGTCTCCGATTTTGGGCTGTCGTCGTTGCCGGAGCAGCTCAGAAATGATGGATTGCTGCACACACAGTGTGGGACGCCAGCATACGTGGCGCCGGAGGTGTTGAGGAAGCGAGGCTACGACGGAGCCAAGGCCGATACATGGTCTTGTGGGGTTATTCTCTATGTTCTGCTTTGCGGCTTTCTTCCATTTCGAGCAGAGAATGTTATGAAGATGTACACCAAGGTTTTCAAGGCAGAGTTCGAGTTTCCTCCATGGGTTTCGACCCAAGCAAAGCGGCTGATATCGAAGCTCCTCGTTGCTGATCCCGAGAAACGAATCACCATTTCTGCGATCATGGAGGATCCTTGGTTTCAGAAAGGTTTCAGGAAGCCTATTGCCTTTTCAATTGAAGAACAAGAGAACAACGAGGAGTGGCAAGGGTGTAGAGGGGAGGTGGAAATGGTGAGAACAAAGTCCTCACCACCTTTCTACAACGCCTTCGAGTTCATCTCCTCAATGTCATCGGGCTTCGACTTGTCCAGCTTGTTCCTGAGCAAGAGGAAGTCGGGCTCCATGTTCACCTCCAAGTGCTCCGCCTCAACCATCATGGCCAAGCTCGAATCACTGGCTAAGACGCTCAATTTCAGAGTGGTGAACGTGAAGGAGTTCAAGGTGAAAATGCAGGGGCTAGTGGATGGGCGGAAGGGGAAGTTGTCGGTAACGGCCGAGGTGTTCGAGGTGGCGCCGGCAGTGGCCTTGGTCCAATTCTCCAAGTCCGCCGGTGACACCCTGGAGTACACCAAGTTTTGTGAGGAGGAGGCCAGGCCTGCTCTCAAAGACATTGTTTGGAGTTGGCAAGGTGAAAATGAGTGCAGTGATCATCAGAGGCCCATGGTCCATGAAAATGGAGGCGAAATCTGCGCATAG